A part of Streptomyces sp. DSM 40750 genomic DNA contains:
- a CDS encoding universal stress protein, with protein MTDRHVVVGVDGSLVAVRALDWAAEEAARRGAALRIVYAVADRDEAGPVLASAASRVHERHPGLPVETRAVEGGAVRVLAGESEGAVLTVVGTRGFGGVSGLLAGSVSWRLAAHAHGPLLVARGDHPRDEGREVLLGLESDADEAAAAYAFQEASRRGARLRVVHSATHRHTTPELPSLVAATSPGQQRQARNDRAEEAVPRFSVARLREEYPEVEVDSRTVRTGPAHALLAGTREAGVVIIGTRRRVGRLGPPLGPVAHVLLHHSHCPVVLVPTT; from the coding sequence ATGACTGACCGCCATGTGGTCGTTGGAGTGGACGGTTCACTGGTCGCCGTACGGGCCTTGGACTGGGCCGCAGAGGAGGCGGCGCGCCGCGGCGCCGCGTTGCGCATCGTGTACGCCGTGGCCGACCGCGACGAGGCCGGGCCGGTTCTGGCGTCGGCCGCCTCGCGGGTCCACGAGCGTCATCCCGGTCTGCCGGTGGAGACCAGGGCCGTGGAGGGCGGCGCTGTGCGGGTGCTGGCAGGGGAGAGCGAGGGCGCGGTCCTCACCGTCGTGGGCACCCGGGGGTTCGGCGGTGTCTCCGGTCTGCTGGCCGGCTCGGTGAGCTGGCGCCTGGCCGCGCACGCGCACGGTCCGCTGCTGGTCGCCCGTGGGGATCACCCTCGCGACGAGGGGCGCGAGGTGCTGCTCGGCCTGGAGAGCGACGCCGATGAGGCCGCAGCCGCTTATGCCTTCCAGGAGGCATCCCGGCGTGGGGCCCGGCTGCGCGTCGTGCACTCCGCAACGCACCGGCACACCACGCCGGAACTGCCCTCGCTGGTAGCCGCGACGAGCCCCGGCCAGCAGCGCCAGGCCCGGAACGACCGGGCGGAAGAAGCCGTGCCGCGCTTCAGCGTCGCCCGACTGCGGGAGGAGTACCCCGAGGTCGAGGTCGACAGCCGCACGGTCCGCACCGGCCCGGCCCACGCCCTGCTGGCGGGTACCCGCGAGGCCGGCGTCGTGATCATCGGCACGCGCCGACGCGTGGGCCGGCTCGGTCCACCGCTCGGCCCGGTCGCGCATGTCCTGTTGCACCACTCCCACTGCCCCGTGGTGCTGGTGCCGACGACCTGA
- a CDS encoding DoxX family membrane protein — protein MAVHDHPHRHLGFRFPSRHRAGTAPVSADETTAGATATRAYVFAGLRLLTGFVFLWAFLDKTFGFGYATGSGKGWIDGGSPTKGFLGGVAVGPMESTFHDWAGAAWADWLFMLGLLGIGVALIAGIGLRLAAVAGTVMMAFMWIAEWPPAKHLSDGSASMSTNPFADYHLIYAIVLIALAVAGAGATWGLGKAWARLPFVSRNRWLL, from the coding sequence ATGGCAGTGCACGACCACCCCCACCGGCATCTGGGATTCCGCTTCCCGTCCCGGCACAGGGCGGGGACGGCTCCCGTCTCCGCCGACGAGACGACCGCCGGCGCGACGGCGACCCGGGCGTACGTGTTCGCAGGGCTCCGTCTCCTGACCGGGTTCGTCTTCCTGTGGGCGTTCCTGGACAAGACCTTCGGCTTCGGTTATGCGACCGGCTCCGGCAAGGGCTGGATCGACGGCGGCTCGCCCACCAAGGGCTTCCTCGGCGGTGTCGCCGTCGGCCCGATGGAGTCCACCTTCCACGACTGGGCCGGCGCCGCTTGGGCGGACTGGCTGTTCATGCTCGGCCTGCTCGGCATCGGCGTCGCCCTGATCGCGGGCATCGGGCTGCGGTTAGCCGCGGTCGCCGGCACCGTGATGATGGCCTTCATGTGGATCGCGGAGTGGCCGCCGGCCAAGCACCTCTCCGACGGCTCGGCGAGCATGTCGACCAACCCGTTCGCCGACTACCACCTCATCTACGCCATCGTCCTGATCGCCCTGGCGGTCGCGGGCGCCGGCGCCACCTGGGGACTGGGCAAGGCGTGGGCGCGGCTGCCGTTCGTCAGCCGCAACCGCTGGCTGCTCTGA
- the pflB gene encoding formate C-acetyltransferase — protein sequence MTATVTAGARTATEAWRGFAGLRWRDHIDVRDFIQANYTPYEGDSAFLVGPTERTLTVWRKVAAHFPDERRKGIFDVDPGTPSTITSHRPGFIDRDRELIVGLQTDAPLRRAIMPNGGLRMVENSLKAYGYKADPFVTRVFGTYRKTHNDGVFDAYTPEMRAARKAGIITGLPDAYGRGRIIGDYRRVALYGTDRLIESKRAERALLDASASSPDVIRDREELAEQIRALGELTEMAASYGCDVSRPAATAHEAVQWLYFGFLAAVKEQNGAAMSLGRTSTFLDVYVQRDLDEGTLDESRAQELVDDFVIKLRIVRFLRTPEYDALFSGDPTWVTESIGGIGGDGRTLVTRTSFRFLQTLYNLGPAPEPNLTVLWSPGLPSGFKEFCAQVSIDTSAVQYESDDLMRPRTGDDTAIACCVSAMTVGRQMQFFGARVNLAKALLYAINGGRDEMTGEQVAPEVAALTSDYLEYEELSAAYDRMLDWLAQTYVNTLNVIHYMHDKYAYERIEMALHNHPVYRYMACGIAGLSVAADSLSAVRYARVKVIRDDTGLAVDYEIEGDFPAYGNNDDRVDSIAVGLVKSFMSKVRRHPTYRNAEHTQSVLTITSNVVYGKHTGNTPDGRRAGEPFAPGANPMNGRDRHGVAASALSVAKLPYAEARDGISLTTTITPEGLGHDPAERAGHLVGILDGYMASGGFHMNVNVLDRATLEDAMEHPEKYPELTVRVSGYAVNFVRLTREQQLDVISRTFHGSL from the coding sequence ATGACGGCAACAGTGACAGCTGGAGCCCGGACGGCGACCGAGGCATGGCGAGGCTTCGCCGGCTTGCGCTGGCGGGACCACATCGACGTACGCGACTTCATCCAGGCCAACTACACGCCCTACGAAGGTGACTCGGCGTTCCTGGTCGGTCCGACCGAGCGCACCCTCACTGTCTGGCGCAAGGTCGCCGCTCACTTTCCCGATGAGCGGCGAAAGGGAATCTTCGACGTCGACCCGGGGACCCCGTCCACCATCACCTCGCACCGGCCGGGTTTCATCGACCGCGACCGCGAACTGATCGTCGGCCTGCAGACCGATGCCCCGCTGAGGCGGGCGATCATGCCCAACGGTGGGCTGCGGATGGTCGAGAACAGTCTGAAGGCGTACGGCTACAAGGCCGACCCCTTCGTCACACGCGTCTTCGGGACCTACCGCAAGACCCACAACGACGGTGTCTTCGACGCCTACACCCCCGAGATGCGGGCTGCCCGCAAGGCCGGGATCATCACCGGTCTGCCGGACGCCTACGGCCGTGGCCGGATCATCGGCGACTACCGGCGCGTCGCGCTGTACGGCACCGACCGGCTCATCGAGTCCAAGCGGGCTGAGCGTGCGCTGCTGGACGCGTCGGCCTCGAGTCCGGATGTCATCCGTGACCGTGAGGAACTGGCCGAGCAGATACGGGCGTTGGGTGAACTGACGGAGATGGCGGCCTCGTACGGCTGCGACGTCTCCCGCCCCGCCGCCACTGCCCACGAGGCGGTGCAGTGGCTCTACTTCGGCTTCCTGGCGGCGGTGAAGGAGCAGAACGGCGCCGCGATGTCGCTGGGCCGCACCTCCACGTTCCTGGACGTCTACGTGCAGCGGGATCTCGACGAGGGGACCCTCGACGAGTCGCGGGCCCAGGAACTGGTCGACGATTTCGTGATCAAGCTGCGGATCGTGCGGTTCCTGCGCACGCCGGAGTACGACGCGCTGTTCTCCGGCGACCCGACCTGGGTGACGGAGTCCATCGGCGGTATCGGCGGCGACGGGCGCACGCTGGTCACCCGCACGTCTTTCCGCTTCCTGCAGACGCTCTACAACCTCGGCCCGGCCCCGGAGCCCAACCTGACCGTGTTGTGGTCGCCCGGGCTGCCGTCCGGGTTCAAGGAGTTCTGCGCCCAGGTGTCCATCGACACCAGCGCCGTGCAGTACGAGTCCGACGACCTGATGCGTCCGCGCACCGGCGACGACACCGCGATCGCCTGCTGCGTCTCCGCGATGACGGTGGGTCGGCAGATGCAGTTCTTCGGCGCCCGCGTCAACCTGGCCAAGGCGCTGTTGTACGCGATCAACGGCGGGCGGGATGAGATGACCGGCGAACAGGTCGCGCCCGAGGTCGCCGCTCTGACCAGCGATTACCTGGAGTACGAGGAGCTTTCGGCCGCGTACGACCGCATGCTGGACTGGTTGGCGCAGACGTACGTCAACACGCTCAATGTCATCCACTACATGCACGACAAGTACGCGTACGAGCGCATCGAGATGGCGTTGCACAACCACCCGGTGTACCGCTACATGGCCTGCGGGATCGCCGGGCTGTCGGTGGCCGCCGACAGCCTCTCCGCCGTCAGGTACGCCCGGGTGAAGGTGATCCGGGACGACACCGGCCTGGCCGTCGACTACGAGATCGAGGGTGACTTCCCGGCGTACGGCAACAACGACGACCGTGTCGACTCCATCGCGGTCGGCCTCGTGAAGTCCTTCATGTCCAAGGTCCGCCGCCATCCCACCTACCGGAACGCCGAGCACACACAGTCGGTGCTGACCATCACCTCGAATGTGGTGTACGGCAAGCACACGGGCAACACCCCTGACGGCCGCCGTGCCGGAGAGCCCTTCGCGCCCGGCGCCAACCCGATGAACGGGCGGGACCGGCACGGGGTGGCCGCCTCCGCGCTGTCGGTGGCGAAGCTGCCGTACGCGGAGGCCCGGGACGGCATCTCGCTGACGACCACGATCACCCCCGAGGGCCTGGGGCACGACCCGGCCGAGCGCGCCGGCCATCTGGTCGGAATCCTGGACGGGTACATGGCCTCCGGCGGTTTCCACATGAACGTGAACGTTCTGGACCGGGCGACGCTGGAGGACGCGATGGAACACCCGGAGAAGTACCCGGAGTTGACGGTCCGGGTCTCCGGGTACGCCGTCAACTTCGTCCGCCTGACGCGCGAGCAGCAGCTCGACGTGATCAGTCGCACCTTCCACGGATCGTTGTGA
- the pflA gene encoding pyruvate formate-lyase-activating protein has product MTGRVHSWDLSTGVDGPGTRFVLFVSGCPLRCLYCANPDTWHMRDGKQTTVDKVMAEIEKYRPFITTAGGGVTLTGGEALLQPAFTADIFRRCKELGLHTALDTSGFLGARATDELLADTDLVLLDIKSFDVRTYRKLTGGGLSPTLNFATRLDRLGVPVWIRYVLVPGWTDDPVAVDGLGAFLAGLSNVDRVDVLPFHRLGAHKYDVLGLPFPLRDTPTPDPGLTERVREQFREHGLRAL; this is encoded by the coding sequence ATGACGGGCCGGGTCCACTCCTGGGACCTGTCCACGGGAGTGGACGGTCCCGGGACCCGGTTCGTGCTGTTCGTCAGCGGTTGCCCGCTGCGCTGCCTGTACTGCGCCAACCCGGACACCTGGCACATGCGCGACGGGAAACAGACCACCGTGGACAAGGTGATGGCCGAGATCGAGAAGTACCGGCCCTTCATCACCACCGCGGGCGGGGGAGTGACGCTCACCGGCGGCGAGGCGCTGCTGCAGCCCGCGTTCACGGCCGACATCTTCCGCCGTTGCAAGGAGCTCGGTCTGCACACCGCGCTCGACACCTCCGGCTTCCTCGGCGCCCGCGCGACCGACGAGCTTCTCGCCGACACCGACCTGGTTCTGCTGGACATCAAGTCCTTCGACGTCCGCACGTACCGGAAGTTGACCGGAGGGGGCCTCTCCCCGACCCTCAACTTCGCCACCCGCTTGGACCGGCTCGGCGTCCCTGTGTGGATCCGCTATGTCCTGGTGCCCGGCTGGACCGACGATCCGGTGGCCGTCGATGGGCTCGGTGCGTTCCTCGCCGGGCTGAGCAACGTCGACCGGGTGGACGTCCTGCCGTTCCACAGGCTCGGCGCCCACAAGTACGACGTGCTGGGGCTCCCCTTCCCGCTGCGCGACACACCCACGCCGGATCCGGGCCTGACGGAGCGGGTGCGCGAGCAGTTCCGGGAGCATGGGCTGCGGGCCCTTTGA
- a CDS encoding DUF4389 domain-containing protein, protein MTTLAGATDRPVQVNAVLDTPLSRWLWLVKWILLVPHYVVLVFLWIAFTVVSVIAFFAILFTERYPRSLFDFNLGVMRWSWRVAYYSYGALGTDRYPPFSLGEEPDYPARLDIVYPVRLSRGLVLVKWWLLAIPHYIVIGFFLGGWHMGWWDGGLVAVLAVIAAVTLLFTEKYPKGLFDLILGLNRWVLRVAAYAALMTDTYPPFRLDMGGTEPSEPEVLS, encoded by the coding sequence ATGACAACCCTTGCCGGAGCAACGGACCGTCCGGTCCAGGTGAACGCGGTGCTCGACACGCCGCTGTCCCGGTGGCTGTGGCTGGTGAAGTGGATCCTGCTCGTCCCTCACTACGTGGTGCTGGTCTTCCTCTGGATCGCCTTCACCGTGGTGAGCGTGATCGCGTTCTTCGCCATCCTGTTCACCGAGCGCTATCCGCGGTCCCTGTTCGACTTCAATCTCGGAGTTATGCGCTGGAGCTGGCGGGTCGCCTACTACTCGTACGGCGCTCTGGGCACAGATCGCTATCCGCCATTCAGCCTGGGCGAGGAACCCGACTACCCGGCGCGGCTGGACATCGTCTATCCCGTACGGCTCTCCCGCGGCCTGGTGCTGGTGAAGTGGTGGCTGCTGGCCATCCCGCACTACATCGTCATCGGCTTCTTCCTGGGCGGCTGGCACATGGGCTGGTGGGACGGCGGGCTCGTCGCCGTGCTGGCGGTGATCGCTGCCGTGACACTGCTCTTCACCGAGAAGTACCCGAAGGGTCTGTTCGACCTGATCCTCGGCCTCAACCGGTGGGTGCTGCGGGTCGCCGCCTATGCCGCGCTGATGACCGACACGTATCCGCCGTTCCGGCTCGACATGGGGGGCACGGAACCGAGCGAACCGGAGGTGCTGTCGTGA
- the adhE gene encoding bifunctional acetaldehyde-CoA/alcohol dehydrogenase yields the protein MTRQDARTRAAAPGGEPSETAIAVDRLVTNGLKALADYEDHDQEQVDHIVKKASVAALDQHTALARLAVEETGRGLFEDKAAKNMFACEHVTHSMGRMKTVGVIARDDIEDMVEIAEPVGVVCAITPVTNPTSTTIFKALMALKTRNPVVFAFHPSAQRCSAEAARIVRDAAVAAGAPEHCIQWIETPSVEATGTLMRHPGVSLILATGGNAMVKAAYSAGKPALGVGAGNVPAYVHKSAKLRRAVNDLVLSKSFDNGMICASEQAVILDDEIYDAALAEFRTLHAHLATAEEKAKLETFLFPTGRTGAGCEPKVNAAAVGQSPAWIAEQAGFTVPEGTSVILVEAERVGPDEPLTREKLCPVLAVLRAGSEQQGFDLAADMVAFHGQGHSAVVHTEDHALAEAYGKRINTVRIIVNAPSSQGAIGGVYNSLLPSLTLGCGSWGSTSVSNNVSAPQLLNVKRIGTRRNNMQWFKVPPKIYFEPQAIGYLASMPDVHRVTIVTDATMTRLGFVDRIDRVLKRRPGPVTLQIIDNVEPEPSIDSVQRGARLMRDFRPDTIIALGGGSPMDAAKVMWLLYEHPDIDFADMRHKFSDIRKRAFRFPTLGSLARLVCVPTTSGTGAEVTPFAVISDPATGKKYPLADYALTPSVAIIDPLLTTALPPALAADSGFDALTHAIEAYVSVYASDFTDGLALHAIRLIFDHLEAAVNDRGGSAEAREKMHNAGTIAGMAFGNAFLGIVHAMSHTLGATFHIAHGRTNAVLLPHVIRYNGTVPTKLTGWPKYESYRAPERYQDIARALGLPAATPQAGVESLARAVERLRDAVGIEPSFQALSVDERAFLDALPQQALNAYEDQCAPANPRMPMLDDMQEIMRGAYYGPAGIAGE from the coding sequence ATGACCCGACAGGACGCCCGAACCCGAGCCGCTGCCCCGGGCGGCGAGCCGTCCGAGACCGCGATCGCCGTCGACCGGCTGGTCACGAACGGGCTCAAGGCGCTCGCCGACTACGAGGACCACGACCAGGAGCAGGTCGACCACATCGTCAAGAAGGCGTCGGTCGCCGCCCTGGACCAGCACACCGCCCTGGCCCGCCTGGCGGTGGAGGAGACCGGTCGCGGCCTGTTCGAGGACAAGGCCGCCAAGAACATGTTCGCGTGCGAGCACGTCACCCACAGCATGGGCCGTATGAAGACCGTCGGCGTCATCGCCCGCGACGACATCGAGGACATGGTCGAGATCGCCGAACCGGTGGGGGTGGTGTGCGCGATCACGCCGGTCACCAACCCGACCTCCACCACGATCTTCAAGGCACTGATGGCGCTGAAGACCCGCAACCCGGTCGTCTTCGCCTTCCACCCCTCGGCCCAGCGCTGCAGCGCCGAGGCCGCTCGCATCGTGCGCGACGCGGCCGTCGCCGCGGGCGCGCCGGAGCACTGCATCCAGTGGATCGAGACACCGTCGGTAGAAGCGACTGGCACGCTCATGCGCCACCCGGGCGTCTCGCTGATCCTCGCCACCGGCGGCAACGCCATGGTCAAGGCCGCCTACTCCGCGGGCAAGCCCGCCCTGGGCGTCGGCGCCGGCAACGTCCCCGCCTACGTCCACAAGAGCGCCAAGCTGCGCCGCGCCGTCAACGACCTCGTGCTGTCGAAGTCGTTCGACAACGGAATGATCTGCGCCTCCGAACAGGCCGTCATCCTGGACGACGAGATCTACGACGCAGCCCTGGCCGAGTTCCGCACCCTGCACGCCCACCTGGCGACCGCCGAGGAGAAGGCGAAGCTGGAGACGTTCCTGTTCCCCACCGGTCGGACGGGCGCGGGCTGCGAGCCCAAGGTCAACGCCGCGGCCGTGGGACAGAGCCCGGCGTGGATCGCCGAACAGGCCGGCTTCACCGTGCCCGAGGGCACCTCCGTCATCCTGGTCGAGGCCGAACGCGTCGGCCCGGACGAGCCGCTGACCCGCGAGAAGCTCTGCCCGGTCCTCGCCGTCCTGCGGGCCGGCTCCGAGCAGCAGGGCTTCGACCTGGCCGCCGACATGGTCGCCTTCCACGGCCAGGGCCACAGCGCCGTCGTCCACACCGAGGACCACGCGCTGGCGGAGGCGTACGGCAAGCGCATCAACACCGTGCGGATCATCGTCAACGCACCCTCCTCGCAGGGCGCCATCGGCGGCGTCTACAACAGCCTCCTGCCGTCCCTCACCCTGGGCTGCGGCTCCTGGGGCAGCACGTCGGTGTCCAACAACGTCTCCGCCCCCCAGCTCCTGAACGTCAAGCGGATCGGCACGCGCCGCAACAACATGCAGTGGTTCAAGGTCCCACCGAAGATCTATTTCGAACCGCAGGCCATCGGCTACCTCGCCTCCATGCCGGACGTCCACCGCGTCACCATCGTCACCGACGCGACCATGACCCGCCTCGGCTTCGTCGACCGCATCGACCGCGTCCTCAAGCGCCGTCCGGGGCCCGTGACACTGCAGATCATCGACAACGTCGAACCGGAACCCAGCATCGACTCCGTGCAGCGCGGTGCCCGCCTCATGCGGGACTTCCGCCCGGACACGATCATCGCGCTCGGCGGCGGCTCGCCCATGGACGCGGCGAAGGTGATGTGGCTGCTCTACGAGCACCCGGACATCGACTTCGCCGACATGCGGCACAAGTTCTCCGACATCCGCAAGCGCGCCTTCCGCTTTCCGACACTGGGCAGCCTGGCCCGCCTGGTGTGCGTGCCCACCACCTCCGGCACCGGCGCCGAGGTCACGCCGTTCGCCGTCATCTCCGACCCGGCCACGGGCAAGAAGTACCCGCTGGCCGACTACGCGCTCACCCCGAGCGTGGCCATCATCGACCCCCTCCTCACCACCGCCCTGCCCCCGGCGCTGGCCGCCGACAGCGGCTTCGACGCCCTCACCCACGCCATCGAGGCGTACGTGTCCGTCTACGCCAGCGACTTCACCGACGGGCTGGCGCTGCACGCGATCCGGCTGATCTTCGACCACCTCGAAGCGGCGGTGAACGACCGCGGGGGCTCCGCGGAGGCCCGGGAGAAGATGCACAACGCAGGCACCATCGCGGGCATGGCCTTCGGCAACGCCTTCCTCGGCATCGTCCACGCCATGTCCCACACGCTCGGCGCCACCTTCCACATCGCGCACGGCCGCACCAACGCGGTTCTGCTGCCGCACGTCATCCGCTACAACGGCACCGTCCCGACCAAGCTCACCGGCTGGCCCAAGTACGAGAGCTACCGGGCTCCCGAGCGCTACCAGGACATCGCCCGCGCCCTCGGCCTCCCCGCCGCCACCCCGCAGGCCGGGGTGGAGTCGCTCGCCCGGGCCGTTGAGCGCCTGCGCGACGCCGTGGGCATCGAGCCGTCGTTCCAGGCCCTCAGCGTCGACGAGCGCGCCTTCCTCGACGCGCTGCCCCAGCAGGCACTCAACGCCTACGAGGACCAGTGCGCGCCCGCCAACCCGCGGATGCCCATGCTCGACGACATGCAGGAGATCATGCGAGGGGCTTACTACGGTCCCGCCGGCATAGCCGGGGAGTAG
- a CDS encoding CBS domain-containing protein, whose product MKTCKVGEVMTPEVVEVRQETPFKEVAQLLARHRISGLPVVDADDKVLGVISETDLVRRQAAQARRDQEGRFRLPALRRKARVAAAKARAMTAGQLMSTPAITVHPEQRVADAARVMERHHIERLPVVDEEDRLIGIATRRDLLRVFLRTDEEIRQEIIDQVLTSAMCLPPHTVIVSVHDGTATLEGRLQRRSDIPVAVQLTWRVDGVVGVMNSLTFRVDDTRPPEKHPSRRIAHHWLPER is encoded by the coding sequence GTGAAGACCTGCAAGGTCGGCGAAGTGATGACTCCCGAGGTCGTCGAAGTCCGCCAGGAGACACCGTTCAAGGAGGTGGCACAGTTGCTGGCCCGGCACCGGATCAGCGGCCTGCCGGTGGTGGACGCCGATGACAAGGTCCTCGGCGTGATCTCCGAGACCGACCTGGTCCGACGGCAGGCGGCGCAGGCCCGACGCGACCAGGAAGGCCGCTTCCGGCTGCCGGCGCTGCGCCGGAAGGCACGTGTCGCCGCTGCCAAGGCCCGTGCCATGACCGCCGGGCAGCTGATGTCGACCCCCGCGATCACCGTGCACCCGGAGCAACGCGTCGCGGACGCCGCACGGGTGATGGAGCGTCACCACATCGAACGGCTGCCCGTGGTGGACGAGGAGGACCGCCTGATCGGCATCGCCACTCGCCGTGACCTGCTGCGGGTCTTCCTTCGCACCGACGAGGAGATCCGTCAGGAGATCATCGACCAAGTCCTGACCAGCGCCATGTGCCTGCCGCCCCACACCGTCATCGTCTCGGTCCACGACGGGACGGCCACGCTGGAGGGACGCCTGCAACGCCGCAGCGACATCCCGGTGGCCGTCCAGCTGACCTGGCGGGTGGACGGCGTGGTGGGGGTGATGAACAGTCTCACCTTCCGCGTCGACGACACCCGCCCGCCCGAGAAACACCCCTCGCGTCGGATCGCCCACCACTGGCTCCCCGAGCGGTAG
- a CDS encoding universal stress protein, whose product MSGVVVVGVDGSASSLAAVEAAAREARLRGVGLRVVHAFFWPAMHVPLGPSPLGPPEGGIRHMADRLVAEAVERARAAAPEVDVSHAVVTGEPLTVLEAQSRAAELVVVGSRGMGGFVGLLVGSTAVHLAAHGRCPVLVVREQPSAEGPIVLGVDGSAAGGHAMDFAFAEAELRKAPLVALHAWTTWNASLPAPQDASTPYANPPGALAGEEERLLSEALAGRQERYPGVVVEHRVVHGGTREALMEASQSAQLVVVGARGRGGFAGLLLGSVSQALLHHAHCPVAVVRGAGTQR is encoded by the coding sequence ATGAGCGGTGTGGTGGTAGTCGGTGTGGACGGGTCGGCGTCGAGTCTCGCCGCGGTGGAGGCGGCGGCTCGGGAGGCGCGGTTGCGCGGGGTGGGGTTGCGGGTGGTGCACGCGTTCTTCTGGCCCGCGATGCACGTGCCTCTGGGCCCGTCACCGCTGGGCCCGCCCGAGGGCGGGATCCGGCACATGGCAGACCGTCTGGTGGCCGAGGCGGTCGAGCGTGCGCGAGCCGCGGCACCGGAGGTCGATGTCAGCCATGCCGTGGTGACCGGTGAGCCGCTGACGGTCCTGGAGGCGCAGTCGCGTGCGGCCGAGCTGGTCGTGGTCGGGTCCCGCGGCATGGGCGGGTTCGTCGGGCTGTTGGTCGGGTCGACCGCGGTGCACCTGGCGGCACACGGCCGGTGTCCGGTGCTGGTCGTGCGTGAGCAGCCGAGTGCGGAGGGCCCGATCGTGCTGGGCGTCGACGGATCGGCTGCGGGCGGGCATGCGATGGACTTCGCCTTCGCCGAGGCCGAGCTGCGGAAGGCGCCGCTGGTGGCACTGCACGCCTGGACCACGTGGAACGCGTCGCTGCCCGCACCGCAGGACGCGTCGACGCCGTACGCGAACCCGCCCGGCGCCCTGGCCGGGGAGGAGGAGCGCCTGCTGTCCGAGGCGCTCGCCGGCCGCCAGGAGCGTTACCCGGGTGTGGTGGTGGAGCACAGGGTGGTCCATGGCGGGACGCGGGAGGCGTTGATGGAAGCGAGCCAGTCCGCCCAGCTGGTGGTGGTCGGGGCCCGGGGGCGTGGCGGGTTCGCCGGGCTGCTGCTCGGCTCGGTCAGCCAGGCCCTGCTGCACCACGCTCACTGTCCGGTCGCGGTGGTGCGGGGAGCGGGTACGCAGCGCTGA
- a CDS encoding universal stress protein, whose protein sequence is MSDPVIVGVDGSASSIGAVEAAAREAHLRGAGLRIVHAFGHGPGHLPTGAPPWNPADHGLEPMVRGALARAEERAHAIAPDIEIMRSVVAGEALEVLEIESRSASLAVVGSRGLGSFAGLLLGSTAVHLAAHGRCPLMVVRGRPDPAGPVVLAVDGSEAGEAAVEFAFAEAALRKVPLVAVHVWNTWSERAYEGPGDPLTAVVADADRLLEAEQHLLDETVASWQKVHPQVEVERRLVRSRIRPALIDASRGAQLVVVGARGRGGFAGLLLGSVSQALLHHAHCPVTVVRGKE, encoded by the coding sequence GTGAGTGATCCAGTGATCGTAGGCGTGGACGGTTCCGCCTCCAGCATCGGCGCGGTCGAGGCCGCGGCCCGTGAGGCGCACCTGCGCGGGGCGGGACTGCGGATCGTGCACGCCTTCGGTCATGGGCCCGGACACCTGCCGACCGGCGCACCACCGTGGAACCCTGCCGACCACGGCTTGGAGCCGATGGTGCGGGGGGCACTGGCCCGCGCCGAGGAACGGGCGCACGCGATCGCGCCGGACATCGAGATCATGCGGTCGGTGGTGGCCGGGGAGGCGCTTGAGGTGCTGGAGATCGAGTCGCGGTCGGCGTCGCTGGCGGTGGTCGGCAGCCGGGGCCTGGGCAGCTTCGCCGGGCTACTGCTGGGCTCGACGGCGGTGCATCTTGCCGCCCACGGTCGCTGCCCTCTGATGGTGGTGCGGGGCCGCCCCGATCCGGCCGGCCCAGTGGTACTGGCTGTGGACGGCTCCGAAGCCGGCGAGGCGGCGGTGGAGTTCGCGTTCGCCGAGGCCGCCCTGCGCAAGGTGCCGCTGGTGGCCGTACACGTGTGGAACACGTGGAGCGAGCGCGCCTACGAAGGCCCCGGCGACCCCCTGACCGCCGTGGTGGCGGACGCCGACCGTCTCCTCGAGGCCGAGCAGCACCTGCTGGACGAGACGGTGGCCTCCTGGCAGAAGGTCCATCCCCAGGTCGAGGTGGAGCGGCGCCTGGTGCGTTCCCGGATCCGCCCGGCCCTGATCGACGCCAGTCGCGGCGCCCAACTGGTGGTGGTCGGTGCCCGGGGCCGGGGCGGCTTCGCCGGCCTGCTGCTCGGCTCGGTCAGCCAGGCCCTGCTGCATCACGCCCACTGCCCCGTCACCGTCGTGCGCGGCAAGGAATGA